The Oryza glaberrima chromosome 5, OglaRS2, whole genome shotgun sequence DNA segment ggagaaaaaaagatgtaACCTTATAGCCCATTTACTATACATGTTAACTCTAAGATAAGTTATAAGTTCATTGTTGGctctattattaaacttgctctaatattaCCCTTTCTAGTTTTCTGGATCGCATGTTtagttaaaaagtttttttatgTACTACTTTCGTTAAAAAAGACTTCATTTTCATCGTTTAGATTTTGTTAAAAAGAGTGGATTTCTCCCTCTTACCTAACGCAATTCACTAATCGTGAAGTTTTATCACTCCAATAACCTGTATCTACTTCttaccttgtttttttttaaaaaaaatgacttcTTACCTCCACTTAGAAATATGGAGTATTACTTTCTTGTGAATGAAGGACAGTCCTCATCCCTAATTTATCAACCAAAGACTAAAAATTTCAGACAGTTCTAAGTCTTTTTAGTACTGAGGGAGTACTAAACAATTTCAGTAAGCTTGATTTTTGCTGAGCTGAAACCATTTTCATCCCAAAACCCCAAAACATGAActgaaaaaaactgaaaaacagTTAGAGCCAACAAACACCATTTTCACCAAGTCCTATGCTAATCAAATATTCCGGAATTCATTTCAGTAAAAGCTAACTTACAAGAAGTTTTAAGATCAGCTGCTAGCACACTTCATGATCCAAACAACCACTTCAGTGTTAACGCATGGTTGATCAGTTATTAGAGCATGGCCAAATTTAATCCCTAAATCTTCATTTAGGACATGAAAATATTCTTTCCTCCAACCAATAACCTATATTTGAATTCTTAAAAAAAGGGGTCATTTTTAAAAACTACCAACAAAATGGTTTTCTCATCTCTCCTCATGGATGTTTGATCTCCTACAGCGTGGAGTGTGACACGCGACGTGATCTTGACAAAAACCAACTTTTAAAATTGTAATATTGTGCCAAACAATATAAGGTGCGTAATATTTGAATAGGAACTATAAAACACGTAATATTCGACATGGTAAAGTTTGACAACAACTTTACATCTCCCCCATAAAACTCGAATTCgtctcaggaaaaaaaaaagtagagaaGTAAATAGACGTGGCACATCTctaaatttgagaaaaaaagttttttaGGGTATGCTTGGTCCGGTCGAGCTCAAGTCCACACGCGTTCGTGGCACATGCCACTATAGGCCCGGTTtagattatactccctccatccctaaatgtttgacgccgttgactttttaaaacatgtttgaccgttcgtcttatttaaaaaatttaagtaattattagttttttctatcatttgattcattgttaaatatacttttatgtatacatatagttttacatattttacaaaagttttgaataagacaaatggtcaaacggcgtcaaacatttagggaaggagggagtaacttttttcttcaaactttcaacttttccatcacatcgaactttcctacacacataaatttttaacttttccgtcacatcgttccaattttcaattttagagTAGAACAGGTTGTGTTTaattcacactgaagtttggaagtttggttgaaattggcacaatgtgatagaaaagttgtgtatgtatgaaagatttgatgtgatggaaagttgaaagtttggaaaaaaaaactttggaactaaaaaCAGGGCCAAACAGTCATAATGTGCAGCTTGTCCTGTCACTAGTGCGCAGTTAATTCATCTGGACAAATTGCTCTCCATTTAGCTCAGATCCCCACCAAGACACGCACAAAAACACGGAGCACCTGCAATACAAGAAGGACCAGGAGTTTTGCGAGAGAAGGATCCAAGGCACGGACATTGGACAGTGGACAGGCCGAAGGACCACAGAAACGTGCCGGTTTCCACCTGCGCCAACGAACCAAGGCCATTAACTCCCCtacccaccggccaccgccacacgccgccgccgccgcccgacggcCAACCTGAGCTACCTGGTATATCCACCGGACGGAAAGCCTTCCAGATTAATTTCAGGTCTCATTTGGAACGAACGGAATTTACATAAAGGGATTAAACTGATCCCATACAAATATGAGTGAATAGCAAGCCAGCTTGGCTCGTTTGAACTTGTTACCTTAACGAATCACGGCTCGTTAATCTTAACAGGCTAAAAATCCTAGCTTGGCTCGGTTAATGAGCTGGCTCTTTTACAGGTTTTGTCTCATTTATACCACCTTTATGCTTTTAAATTTACCAGTTCATCATATATTAACATAATAATTACCACTAACTAAAAATATATcactaaatataaataattttgttgTAACTAAAAGACTACGCATAATAACAaagtatataaaaatataatgatcttTTATACTAAACAAGCAGCTCATGAGTTGGCTTGTTAAACTCACAGTTAAAAGTCCGACTCGGTTCGACTAATTATGATATGAGTTAAAAGATCATCCAAGTCAAGATTTTGATGGGCTTTTTTtggttaattggattcatgccatttGCAAATTTacctattaaaaaaaagcattacAATTCATATATTCGTAGCCGTGTCATTGTCATCACGTTTTCCATCTCCTCCATTttccgtcttcttccttctttctcctaTCTTCTTCCCAGAGTCAAGCTGGCGAACCAATCCTTAGAATCCTTGGAGCTTGGAGGAGGAGACCTCGCTGCTGCAGGACACGCTGTCCCCGACCTCGACACTGCTGAATCTGCTCGCGCCGTCACCGGACCAGCGGCTCGTCGTCATCCCCAACCTCTCCACGTCGTTGCGGCCGATTTGCTGGCGTTGTCGTCGCACCCGTACCTCGTCGCCGCCCCAGACCTCACCGTTGCTGGATCtgcttgcgccgccgtcggacCCGTGCCTCATCGCCATTCTCAACCGCGTCGATGCCTGATCTACGCCTCATCGTCGTCCTCAACCTTGCCGATGCCAGATCTACTCGCGATGCCCCGAGCtcgtcaccgccaccaccaggcCGTACCTCTCCTTCCGAACCTGCAGACCACATGCACCGGCCTTCGCCTCCACTGTCGTTACTCTAgctctgccgccgccactcgcACTGCTATGggcggtctctctctctctctctctctctctctctctcttagaATGAGCTATGCTGGATCGGCATGCGACGCCTCTGGCCCACCTCTCGACCTGGCCTGCCCATACGTCACGAAGACCTGTGTTGCCAATCCTTGGAgctcggaggaggagaggcagcTCCCGTACCAGGGGTTCGGAGAGGGAGCACTCGAGCACCTCCAAGGCATGCGATGCTGTCGCCCCACCTCCCAACCCCGCCCGCTTGTACACTGCAAAGACCCACGTCGCCTTCTCCTCCTAGCGGATCCACGCCGTGCACTCCACCTTTTCCTCGTCACCGCCTCTTGCCATGGTTTGGGGTTCATTCACCCCGCCGACGGCTAGTTGCGCACCTCGTCTGCTTGGGAGCTGGTTTGGTTGCTGTTGACTGGATTAGGTAATTTAGAGAAAAAGAcgggagaaagaagaaagaagacggaaaagaaaggagaattatggaaaatgtgacggcagtggcatggttctaattttgtaaaattttattgGCACGGGTACGAATAGACGAATTATGATGACATTTTTCTGAATAGGCAAAtttacaatgcatgcatccaattaATCTTTTTTGTTCCTCTCCCCGAAACCCAGGGTTTACATTACCATTGGTAACCGCGTGGTTACCGACCTTACCGCGGGAGTACGTAATAGAAaaaccgcggtaacctccttaaattcaaataaatttaaaaaataatttgaatttttgataaattttacatggtttcgtacggtttttcacggttaccgcgattactgcgcggtaaccgtgcttacgcCAAGGCACGGTAACCCCGGCCCCTACGGTTTAGAAACCCTGCAGAAACCTCACATCGATAAAAGAAATAGGCAgaaacaaacgataaaaaatgGCTGAGATGCCCAATTGAAAACAACCCATCAAGATACCTCTCAACTTGCTGTGCACCTGTTCTCAGTTGAAGTTGTTACTTCTCTGAAACATTTATGGAAGAGACACCCTATATGAATGGCAAGATAGGATACACCTAGATCCTTTCTGATCGCAAACCGTACCCCGACCACGCCACATGGCTGAAACCCTACTACTACAAGTGGATGTCACCCACAGACACAGGCATGGCAAGTGAGTGAAAATGGGGCTTGTCCATGCAATGAATGATGaggtttcctcctcctcctctccctgaTCATTAACACGCCATTGGATAAAGATGTGGCAACAACACACAGGTTGTCCCTGGAAAGACCACAGTAACAAATGTCCCCAAACCTCTCATCACATCACTTTGCTACTTACCAGCCTCCATTAGTCATTCAGATGGTGGAAAGGATTCTCTTCTTCCAGGTACAGAGGGAGATCATGGCCAAGCTGGACATGCACAATAATGTGGCGGCTTGCCCTTTTGGTTTTTATATGGCCTAGTCAAAAGGAAAGTTCTTGcactggctggctggctggcagGCACACATTCTCTCATCTCCTTTGGATTTTGGATTGCCTTCTTTAATTGTATGTCTATCTATCTACAGCTTGCTTACTTTGCCAAATGCCATGCCTTCGCTTTAGTTTGTTCGGTGGCCTTTTGCTAACTGCCTGCGCCAGAGAAGCAGCATGGTTTATGCCCATCATTAGCAGCATAAACACTTGGTAGTACTTGTCTGCTTTTGGTTTGGCCTGCCGCCAGCAGCCATGCAAATGAGATGTAAAGATGAGTTCTTATGCCTAATTAGGTATAGCATCAGTGTCTCAGTAAAAATGGGCAAGCAAATGGCTATGGGAGGTGAAAAATTTGTCCCGACACAGCGCCGCGTGACCATTAACCAAATGCAGAGTACTATCAAGAGCAACGACAAAACGGAAGGAGCAGATGAACATGAAGAGTAACATGGTTGCCAATGATGACGACAAAAACGAAATGCTTCTCTTCTAAAAATTAACATGTTGCTGAAAGAGAATCCATGGATGCAATGTACAGACAGATATACAGATCAGCAACAGCTAGTCTTCAGTTCTTCCTTCCACAGTTCCCTCCCTCCTGTCCTGACCTCAAGAAGACAAGAAACATCACCATCTCATACTCCTCCCCCCACCTTCTCCCACCTATCTCTCATAGAACAAGCTCACTTTGGTTTTAAGTAAACACATACAAATGTGAACCCCCCAGAAGAACAGCAAGCCAACAAATTAAAGAACAAAACCACAAAAGACCACCTAAAAATCTTATTGTTCTCTTCTATGATGCAACATGTTCAAATGGTGGTGGTATGGACCTGTGGACCTTGGTTGGTGATCATATCTATAGAGCCAAATATCTCGAACCTTAGGCAGATTCAGAGGAGCTCTTGACCTTGAATCGGTAAAGaagctgcttcttcttcttggatgctGCGTTGTCGACTGTGAGGACGATCTTGCCAGGCTCGCCAACCTTGAAGCTGCCCTTCATGATCGGCTCTTCATTGGCGGGCACCTTCCTTGTCTTCTGCACAATGACAGTGTAGCCACCCTCTGCATCAGGGGTGAACTCTGCACCGTAGCTCACCTCCCACCCAAGCACCCGAAGCTCCCACACAACCGTGGAGTTCTGCAATTATAGCACATTTTATACAGACCAAATGATTAGTATTTATTCTCTCATTGCATTGTGAATAGTGTAAGAATCAGGAAACAGGAACAAAGGTCAACCTCAGTAGCAGGAATCTCAACAGTTTCTTTGGATGAAGGTTTGATCGGAAGCTCTGTGACAGCATCTGAGGTGGAGAACTCGGTGTCATCCTCTTTGTAGAGGCCTCCGAATTGGACAGGGACTTGCTCAGGAGCAATGTATCTGTATCAAATAAGATGAATCAAGCAACACAGTGTAAGAAGATGGCATTTGGAAGTATGATGACATGAAAATTCAATTGCCTGTCATGCCAACCTGAAAAGGGTCTCTGCAGACTTGGCTGCGGTGCAAAAGATGATCTTGCTCTTGGTGCGTTGTGTGAGGAACGGACTCACCATTTTGTTAGCCGCAATGTACCACCATGGCACGTTGATGAAAATCTGCATGTCATCCACAATTCAGTTCATTCAATTCTACAAACATTTGAAAGGTCACTCCAATATCACCACAAATGTACCCTTGCGTGTCATTTCTAAACCTAGGAGCAAAAGGAGGAAGGGGTTGAAGGGAAAAGATCCCTATCTTGATTGCACATTTGCACAACCATATCTAGTCTAGTTATCGCAAGACAGGCACTAGTCAACTTCCACCCATTAATCGTCCAATCATACTGATCAGAAAGAAACATCAACAGCATATACAGCTAAAGATCCTACTAGTATCTTTAACCAAAGTACGTACATTGAGAAAACTGATCAGGTACAAACATAAAAACCTTCAAGTATTGAGCAAAGTGATTCTAATTTTGCGCTGATAATGATGAAACAATTCAGGAATGTAAAGATTGAGAAGTTATAGAGGAATTAACCTTCTTGGCGATGAACTCGGGGTAGTTGTCCTGGAGCAGGGCGAGCGCCTGGCGGGTGACGGTGCGGTGCTTGCCGAGCATGGGCGGCGAGTTCTTGAGGTCGGTGACCTGCACCATGGAGCAGATGCCGCTGGGGGAGAAGTCGAGCTGGTCGAGGATGCCGCGCTCGAGGAGCTGGATGCGCCACTTGAGGAATCGCTCCCGCTTCTCCTCGTCACCGAAGGCCTTCTCGTAGAGGTCCTTGTCCTGGAACTCGCCGTAGACGTTGTAGCAGACGGGGTGGCCCTCGCGGTCGGCGCCGCGGTAGAACACCACGTTCTCGAGCTCCGGCAGGCCGAGGTCGGCGGCCAGGACGGCGTCGATGCCGAAGCGCTTGCGCCACAGCACCGCCGCCTTGAGCATCGCCATGGCCTCCTTCACCTTGAACTCCCTGGCGCGGAGGAACTTGAGCAGCACGGTGTCCGtgcgctcgtcgtcgccggtcaGCGGCACGCCCCATATCAGCTCCTCCTTCGGCGCCGCAGCCTCGGcttccgcggccgcggccggggcggcgacgacgacggtctCCTCGATGGCCTCCACCGTCTTGCTGGTGCCTTCATCCTCGGTGACCACGACGGTCTTCTCCTCCGTTTCCGGCTCGGCCGGcttggcctcctccgccgccgcctccgccttggGCTCCtcggccgcagccgccgccgccgccgccgccgccgccttgggctcctcctccttggcGGGCTCCTCGGTCTTGGGCTCCTCCTGGGCCGGGGCCTCAGCCTTGGGCTCCTCGGTCTTGGGCTCCTCCGTGGCGGCGGCCTCAGCCtcagcctcggcctcggccttgggctcctcggcggcgggggcctcgGCGGCCTTGGGTTCCTCCTCCTTGGCCGGCTCCTCCGCCTTggccggtggaggcggcggcggcgggggaaggtcaaactcgccggcggcgagcgcggcggcgacgagctccttGAGCTGGGCGAGCGCCGTGCGCTCCGGGTCGGGGAGCTCGGAGACGAGGTTGCTCTCCTCCTTGAACGACCCCGTCCCCTCGATCACCGCCGCCTCATCGCCCcccgcggcctcctccgcctcctccgccttcttctcctcttcctcctcctgctccgccaccttcttctcctccgcctccacctccacggccttctccaccgccaccacctcgtcggccttctccaccaccaccacctcggcggcggcgggggtctCTTGCTTCGCCTCCTCAGCCATCGCTGACAGCTACACGGATCGAGCGGCGCGCGTGGGAAGGCGacaggagagaggagagaggagagagagagagatggacgTGGAGGTGGAGAGGCAGAGAGAAACGGGGAGAGAtttgtagagagagagaggtggaagGCGGCGAGGCAGCAGCTGGCTAGCTGGTTTGGTTTGCTGGATGGAAGCGTGAGCTAAGCAAAGGCAGCTctatgtagtagtagtagtactaggaGGGAGAGACAGACAGGTCGTGTGGGAGACtgggaggtggggcccacatcctGCATGGGATTAGCATAGCATTTGACACTACTTTTGAGTTTTGccctctcactctctcaatACTGTTTATAGTGTTTACTATTAgtacttctctctctctctagtccCTTTGCCTTTGCCCTAACGTTATCATTAGCATTGACAAGCAGGCCAGTAGCTGATTAACAAGTTTAACAACACCACCAGATCGTGTAGAAGCTGgagaaagatagagagagagagagaggatgtcTTGGAGATTAGAGGCGATTCAGATGGaagctaaaataaaccttatcaaattttatcaatattaaaattttgataagttcataatattatcaaaattttagtaagatttcttatatatttatcaaagtttgaccataaattaaatataagtaCTTTTCTAATTTTACTTAACAAAATAGTATGATTAAAATAGCATCAATAATCATAACAGCACCTTAGTCACCGCTTTGCTAGGGTCACATCGGCAAAGTATGTGGCTGAGCACTGTCAAATTGCCAATCtcttgtagtagtagtattaaaaAATCACTGTCGCGGTTGTCATCAACCACTCATGGGCCATgactcatctcatctcatcttcaTTATCCAAGCTGCAGGAGCAGGACTGCAGGAGGCGATCTAGACGACAACCCAGCTGGTCCAGCGTGCTTTATTTGTTTGCAGTGTTTATGATTAGCGTCTTTCTTAAACAAGTCCGGATCAATTGCAGCTTTGAAAACTGGCGATCAGAGATTGATCGAGGCATGAGTATAGTACAAATTAAGTACGGATGACTGTTGTTAATCGATGGATCAGTCTCGCCgacagaagaagaaagaaaatccGGCGAATTTGGGCGGGGTGAAAACTCCGCTTCTTTTCCGTGTCACGTCTTATTATGGATTAATGGAAGAAGTTGCAGTTTCATTTTCTGTCAtttcccaccatttttttctctgaaGAACAGAAAATGGTCAGAaactctctctcttctctttcttttctgcGTTTCTTGGCTCTGTGTTGTCACCAAAGACACTAACATTTCTACGAAATTACTCGAAGATGGCAAGTGTTTGGTCCGGTGTTACACAAGAAATTTGTCAAAAATGTTCCTCACTGCTCAAAAAGTTGTGCTGAGGCTGAGCAATCAAAATTTGGGGCCAAGCACAATTAATTACCCCCGAAAATGACGCAGAATGCCCAAGAAAACTGAACCAGACTTTTAAAGAAGAGTTTTGGTACTAAATGCGGACAGGGGTTTGACAAGTTCAGCAAGATCGAAGCCAACAAAACACTAGTCCGATTGACAAGTTCTTATTTTAACCCTGCTCTAATCAGTCTAGCTACAGTACGATGCCCAACCGAACTGATTCTACGTCTGATTGGCAGATTAAAAAAATGgtcacgtaattaattaagaagaGTCATCAGGGAGACTGATTAGAGCAGGGTTAAAATAAGAACAGGAGGACCCTCGCTTCGCTGTAATGTCTACTGCTGCGGGTGATCACCACAAGGCTGAGGCTCTCTCTCGCTTTGACCCAACTGTGGAATCCAAAGGCCCGCCGCACCTTGGTCGGCGCCGGAAACTGCGCCTCGAGTGTAGTAGGCTGTGTTTAACTTTTGGGAAAGTTgttagtttgaaaaaaatttgggaatttATGTGTGTAAGTTTTAGATGTattgtgatggaaagttagaagttgAGGGAAAGTtgggtgtgaactaaacagagTCCTAGCGAATTTTTAGATATATGCatagaacattaaatatagataaaataaaaaactaattgcgcaATTGGCATGAAAatcgtgagacaaatcttttaagtctaattagtctattattagtcataagtgctactaatgatggattaattaggcttaacaaattcgtctcgtgtttttcaggcgagttatgaaattatttttttcatttatgtccaaaaaccccttccaacatccggtcaaacgtccgaccTAAGTCGTAAACTGGGCTTCTAGCTGGTGCTGTGACCATAAGACCTGATCACCTGAAACCTCACCAAGTGTTTTTAGTAAAAAATTATCATCTAAatttttacataattttttttattttagtagaTAACGTTTAATAGATAAGGTTGTTGAGTTTTGGGCACacgttttatttaaaagttttatgcaaatacaaaagatataaatcatgtttaaagTGCTaataactcacaacaaaataaatagtatttatataatttttaataagatggatGATTAAACGTGTGTTACATAATTGTCTTGGATTTTCTCTACTTTCAAAGACGGTGTAGTAAAAAATTTGTCCTGTTTTCACTAGGCTACTACTAGTACATTTCCACGAGTCCATCTCATTTCGGCCATTGCTGATCGCCGTGTGTTGTTTTGTTCGGTAGCAATAGGAGAAACATGTTGTGCCACGTTCCAGTTGGTGAAGATTGAtacattttcctttttgtctTGCTTGTTTCACGTCATGCTTTCCGTTCAGAGGTCAGCCAGACGTTCATGTGGCATGGCTCTCTCTCTACCGTTGTAGTACCACAGTACTAGTTGGCTGGTTGCGTATTATATTGGTTTATTTATTGCTAGTCCTCCAATACTCTGAGGCAGGAAAGAATAGTATGGGCATGTGGAATTAAGTGTTGGGATACAAACAAAAATTTGACCAATTTTATTTGTACTTGCTGGTTCTGCTTCCTCTCCGTtacactccctccatctaccttcttttgatagttatattttaaattaaaaattttattttttatagttatATTTCAATCCAGCAACCTATCTTCTTAATgtctttcttggatttaatgcgtgaatctctattcttccacacaaaaTTGGTtgcatgggcatcgagaaatgtaaatattaatgtatcgcttgtttacgaggaataactagtagcatgtttaaatgaatgataagtaTAATTACTTATACTTGGtttgtgtgccaagatgaaatatgatgatcaaaagtagatggagggagtactacctccgtctcaaaataagtgcagccgtggatatccatgcccaacatttgatcgtccatcttatttgaaaaatttgtgaaaaaattgaaaatatttagtcacacataaatactattcatgttttatcatctaatagcaataaaaatactaatcataaaaaattttcaaataagacaaacggttaaacgttgaacgtgaatagcataaaaactacatttattttgggacggagggagtatttattttgtctATATTATTGAGCTACAAGATTACACCAATTTGGTAGTAGAAGTTATTA contains these protein-coding regions:
- the LOC127774054 gene encoding patellin-3-like: MAEEAKQETPAAAEVVVVEKADEVVAVEKAVEVEAEEKKVAEQEEEEEKKAEEAEEAAGGDEAAVIEGTGSFKEESNLVSELPDPERTALAQLKELVAAALAAGEFDLPPPPPPPPAKAEEPAKEEEPKAAEAPAAEEPKAEAEAEAEAAATEEPKTEEPKAEAPAQEEPKTEEPAKEEEPKAAAAAAAAAAAEEPKAEAAAEEAKPAEPETEEKTVVVTEDEGTSKTVEAIEETVVVAAPAAAAEAEAAAPKEELIWGVPLTGDDERTDTVLLKFLRAREFKVKEAMAMLKAAVLWRKRFGIDAVLAADLGLPELENVVFYRGADREGHPVCYNVYGEFQDKDLYEKAFGDEEKRERFLKWRIQLLERGILDQLDFSPSGICSMVQVTDLKNSPPMLGKHRTVTRQALALLQDNYPEFIAKKIFINVPWWYIAANKMVSPFLTQRTKSKIIFCTAAKSAETLFRYIAPEQVPVQFGGLYKEDDTEFSTSDAVTELPIKPSSKETVEIPATENSTVVWELRVLGWEVSYGAEFTPDAEGGYTVIVQKTRKVPANEEPIMKGSFKVGEPGKIVLTVDNAASKKKKQLLYRFKVKSSSESA